ACCTGAAAAAGTTGGAGAACAAAAAAGAATCAGAAATCAGCCAAGCCCAAGAGATAGTAAGGGATTGTCAGTTAAAAGGAAAAGTAATAACCTTTGATGCGTTGCACTGTAATCAGAAAACTGCCGCTCTCGTAATTGAGAGTGGAAATGATTATATAATGGCTTTAAAAAAAAATCAAAAAAAGTTATATGAGCAAGTCGAAGCGGTAATACAAAGTGAAAATCCTTTGAGTGTAGATGTGACTCATGAACACAGCCATGGCAGAAAACAGAAGGACAACGGTGGTTAACTGCTCACGGGTACAAGATTTTCAGTCTGGAGGAATTGTTTGCCCTAAAATCCTGAAAATCATCGAGTTTTAGAGCGATAAAAATCTAAATACATAGATGTAAGTTCTCTATACGAAAGATTTAGAGAAGTTTTTGTTATTCAAAAATAAGAAAATTATCTCGTGAGCAAAACTCCAGACAATTCAGTTAGAATTACTCAGTTTTTTCGCCGCATTCCTAAAAATTGGGGACTCAATTTGACTCCCCAATTTGGGAAAATGAAACAGCCCTGGGGGTTGGGGGAGAGGTCATAGAGGAATCTGTCTCCAGAATGAAACAGCCCTGACCTCCCTACCCCCATAACCAGGTACGGTAAACACACCAAAAAAAATCTGTCAAGTTATTGCAATATTTTTTAACTGTCTGTTACAATCGTTTACATAGAAAGCAAGCTAAAGCAGGTTAGGAGAAAAGTTATGTTTACCGTTTTAATTTCTTTATTCATTGTGGGTTGGGTTGCGGCTGCTGTAATTGGGACTCAAGCTTACTTCCGGGGTGAACAAACCAAACCCATTCACGAACGCAATTGGAATTCTAACTCCTTTGAACAAATCGCTCAGTCCGTTACAGGTCAAGAAACCGACTACAGCGTCCGCATTCCTGCCTATAGTTTAGATGCTTACGCCAGCAATAATTTAGGGAATTAATTCTCTAATATTCAACCTGAAAAAACAAAAAATAAGTAACATTTTTACCCCTGCAATTCGTGGAAGATTGAAGGGGTATTTTTTTATTCTAACGCAACCCTCATCCCTTGCTAGGGAATACAGTTTCAATAACTTATAAAATCCTTCAGAGTTAAAGTTCTTCCAGGGGATAAAAACCGTTATATTTAGCTCCAACGATGGGGCTTTGTTTATGCTTTTTAAGCGTAACTTTTTATCACTAGATTTTGTTGTAGAAATTTAAGTTTTAAAAGTTTTTATTTGGAGTTTTCTAGGCGTTAAAGAGTTAGAGCTTTTAGCAACTACAGAAAGCTCGGATTTTTTAATTTCTGTTTGCGGTTGTGAAGTCGAAGCCTCCTTCGATTCCGCATTAACAGAAGACTTCAACTCAATTGTGTTGGCTACTTATTTCTAGGTAGTCCCACTAAAATCATGTAACCTTTCGGTTACGGGAAGGTGCCTTTACCGCTAGAGCGTCAGGCTAGGGGCGTTATTTCTATGCGGTAGAGCCGCCCCCCAAAATTAGATTGTCATAAATCTAGTTTTTTGTCAACAGTTATTGATTATTTCCCTCCAATTACTGCATTAACAGAAAACTTCAACTCAATTGTGTTGGTGTTTCCAATCAATTAATTTCCCTAGCGAGTAGGGATCTTTCTATTTTAAACTTATAAGTTCAATCAACTGAGTGGCTAAATCTAAAATCACACATTGAGTTCCAGTTCCTAATTTTTCCCAAGGTTTAAAATGTTTTCATAATTTCTCCTTACAATCCATCGGTTACAGTTATTAATGTTGAACTTCAACAACGCCTCGCACCATATTCATCCCACAACTAAAGGTATATTCTCCTGATTCTTCGGGAATAAATTCAATAGTTGTGGTTTGATTCAAAGGTAAATCTTGAGCAATATTAAAATCAGGAAACAGCACTTTATCTAAGCAATGGCTGGGGTCTTTACGAATAAAGTTAAGCCGGACTTTTTTACCCGATTGAACGGTAATCCGATTAGGTTGATAGCCGCCATCGACTAAAATTTCTAATTCTTGAGTCTCCTCATTTAGTGTTGCTTTTTTTGCTTTGGGTTTACTGAATAAAAACCACCAGAGTTCTAATCCAATTAATGCTAATCCACTGACAGTAACAACCATTTTTGTTGATAACGGTTGTTCAATTGTTTTAAATTGAGCGTTAGCAGGTTCTGAATGGGATTCCATTGCTCGTAGAGGAGCAGAATTAACCATTAAAACTGATAGTAAAATTCCGCTAAATTGTAACCCTGTTTTGATTTTAATGTTCATAGTCTTCACTCCTTATTCTAAGAATAATTACTCTACAGTAAGTCTCAATCATTTATACACATTACCGCCCATCGTAGGGGCGAGGTTCTCTCGCCCTGACACCGAGATGCGTATCCATACTGGCTCTATTTCCCTTCTCAATACACTTTTTAACTAAAGATTAATTCAGCTTAAACTGACGTAAGCGTAAGGCATTAGAAACAACTGAAATCGAACTCAGTGCCATTGCTCCTCCTGCAATAATCGGATTGAGTAACCAACCCGTTAAGGGATAAAGAATTCCGGCTGCAATGGGAATTCCGGCTGAGTTATAAATAAAGGCAAAAAACAGGTTTTGGCGAATATTATTTAAGGTGGCTTTACTTAATTTAATTGCGGTCACTAAACCGATTAAATCCCCTGAAATTAAGGTAATATCACTAGCTGCGATCGCAACATCTGTTCCTGTACCAATGGCAATTCCTACATCCGCTTGAGCTAAAGCCGGAGCATCATTAATTCCATCCCCCACCATTGCTACAATTGAAGGCTGTTTTTTCCGTCCTTTCCGTTCAGTTTGCAGGGATTTAATCATATTTGCTTTTTGGTCGGGACGGACTTCGGCAAATATTCGTTTAATTCCGACTTCAGAAGCGATCGCTTCGGCGGTTTTTTGATTATCTCCCGTTAACATCACCACCTCTAACCCCATTTTTTGTAAAGCTTGAATTGCCGTTTTTGAGGTGGGTTTCACCGCATCTGAAATCGCAACTAACCCTTCGATTTCTCCATCTACTGCTATCCAAGCTGTTGTTTTTCCTTCAGACTCCCAACTGACTTGATACTGTTGTAAAGGTTCAGTTTCAATTCCTAATTCTTGCATCCAGCGAGACGTTCCAATTTGTACAAATCGATCTGAAATATACCCTTGAACTCCCATCCCGGCTAAGGCTTGAAAATTGCGAATTTCAGGTAAGGGAAAAGTCACCCCTTGTGCTTTAGCATATTGAACAATTGCTTCTGCTAAGGGATGCTCAGATTGTTGTTCAATAGCTGCGGCTAATCGTAATAATTTTAATTCATGATCATTATTAGTTCCGCCTACGGTTACATACTGGGTAACAGTGGGTTTTCCGGCGGTAATGGTTCCGGTTTTATCTAATACAATGGTTTGGATTTTATGGGCTAATTCTAAACTATCCGCTCCTTTAATTAAGATACCATGTTCAGCCCCTAAACCTGTTCCCACCATCACAGAAGTTGGTGTTGCTAATCCCAATGCACAGGGACAAGCAATAATTAAAACGCCGACGGTTGTTGTTATTGCTAGAGTAAGATTTCCGGTAAAATTAAACCAGAGAATAAAAGTAGCGATCGCGATCGCAATCACAACTGGAACAAACCAACCTGTTACCTGATCGGCTAATTTTTGAATCGGTGCTTTTGACCCTTGCGCCTGTTGAACTAACTGCACAATTTGCGCTAATACCGTATCTTTTCCCACCCGTGAAGCTCGAAATTTAAAGCTTCCGGTTTTATTAATTGTCGCCCCAATGACTTCATCCCCTGGATGTTTTTCAACGGGAATACTTTCTCCTGTTACCATCGATTCATCTATCGTTGAATTCCCTTCAATTAATTCCCCATCAACGGGGATTTTTTCACCGGGACGGACTCGAATAATATCACCAACATTCACTGCTTCAATGGGAAGATCAATTTCTTCTCCAGACCGAATGACACGGGCGGTTTTTGCTTGTAATCCCATTAATTTTTTAATCGCATCGGAGGTTTTTCCTTTGGCGCGATATTCGAGTAATTGACCGAGTAAAATTAAGGTAATAATCACAGCAGCCGATTCATAATAAACATCCGCCGATAAGCCTTGATTTAAAAAGAATTGCGGGAAGAAAGTGACAAAAATAGAATACAAATAAGCAGCCCCTGTTCCCACCGCTATTAAAGTATTCATATCAGCTTGATGACGTTTTAAGCCTTTCCAAGCTCCTAAGAAAAAGGCTTGACCTGACCAAAATAAAATCGGTGTTGTCAGGATTAATTGTAACCCAGGATTGTGCATCCAAGCGGGAATCCAAGGTAAATTTAAACCCGTCATCATCGGTAATCCCCCGATGACTAAAAGCACACTAATAATGGCACTAATTACGACTTTTTGGGTTAATTTTTGTTCAATTTCTCGGCTTTCTTTCTCGCGGTCTTGGAGATGAGAGGTTGTATCTTCGATGGGTTTGGCGCTATATCCCGCATCGATAACCGCCTGTTGAATTTGCTCAATATTAGTTTGCTTGGGATCAAATTCAACCGTTGCTTGTTCAGCACCAAAATTAACGTGACAAACAGCAACCCCATCAACATTTTGAATGGCTGTTTCTATGGTATTGGCGCAGGCGGCGCATCCCATTCCCTTTAATTGGAAATAGCTTGTTTTCATGGGTTAAACTTCATTTTGAGTTGAGTGGGTTGGTGCGTGCGCCTTGCTTACGCACCCTACACTGTTATTTTAAAGTCTCCTCTTTACTGGAGTGTCAAGGGGGGGATGGAAAATTAAATTTGTAATCGCTTACAACCCACTTGGATGTAGAGGTAAAGTAACTGTAACGGTTGTTCCTTGATTAATTTTACTTTCTAAAGAAATTTGACCGTGATGATTTTCTACTATTGCTTGGGCGATCGCTAAACCTAAACCTGACCCTCCACTATTACGATGAGTCCGAGAAGGATCAACGCGATAAAACCGATCAAAAAGATGGGGTAAGGCTTCAACAGGAATCCCAATTCCTGTATCTTTTATTATAACTTGTAAGGCTTCAAATTTCAAGAGAGAATGATTTTTTTCCCAAGATTCAGTTACTTTTCCTAATGTGGGTTGTCGTTTAATTTTAGGAATCTGTTTTAATTCTATTTTAATTTCACCACCAGCCGGAGTATACTGGACAGCATTACTGACTAAATTCGTAAATAATCGCACCAATTGATCCCAATCTCCTTGTAAAGTAAAGGGTTCAGTTTCGGTGTTTGGATGACTATTGGAATTGGCAATAAGATCCTCAGAATCTTCAATAAAATTTAAGGAAAGATGAACTTTTTGTAGAATTGCGATCGCTTTTTGTTCTTCTATAACCTCCATTAATAAGCCATCCAAAGGAAGGGAAATAAATTGAGGTTTAACAATACCGCTATCCTGTCTGGCTAAAAATAATAAATCATCGACTAACCGACCTAAACGGCGAGTAATTCGTTCAATAACTTGCAATTGTTGTTGTTCAGAATTGGATAAATTGGGTTCTGCTAAAGCGACTTGGACATTAGTTTGAATCAGCGCAATCGGACTTCTTAATTCATGGGACGCATCGGCGGTAAATTGTTTTAACCGTTGATAGGAATATAGCACAGGTTCCATGGCTAAACCGGATAAAAACCAGCCAATTGCAGCCACACCAATTACCATTAAAATTGTTCCGATTGTTAAATCTAATATTAACTGACGAATGGGTTTTGCGACTTCAAACCAAGGATGACTAACTCGTAAATAGCCTAAGACTTGGCGTCCGATTTCTACCCGGTCTGTTACTTGTCTTAAAATCATTTCTGAAGTGTTATTTTTTTCAGAAATATGAACCGTTTCTCCACTCTGGTTTGGATGAATGGGAATATCCAATGGTTGAGAAAACGTAGACCATAATAATTCTCCCGTTGGACTAAACCATTCCAGATCAATATGATCATCTTCAACGGTATTAGAATTATTTCTAAAACTCGCTTCCACATTAACTTGAAATTGACCTGCTAATACCGCAGGAGACATCGCTGGAGGGGTAGAAACGGGTTCAATAACAAGGGAACGTTCAACCACTTCTACAACGTGATTTAAAGTATCATCAATACGTTCAATTAAGGTATTTCGCACATAGAAATAAAACCCACTCGCAAATAATAATAATAAAATAGCGGTAACTGCGGTATACCAAATTGCTAACCGTCGCCGAGTGGCTTGAAACATAAGTGATAAATTTTTGCTAATCTATGAATAGGTTAAAATTCTATTTTAGGGTAAGGAAAGGATCATGATCTTACAAGTTGAAGCTCAAAAAATCTATACCCTTGAAGACTATCTGGATTTTGAGGTGAATTCTCCAGAACGCCATGAATATATTAACGGTGAAATTAGACCTATGACAGGTGGAACTCCCAATCATAATCAAATTGCTGGTAATCTCTACGCAACGCTGAATTTTTCCCTCAAGCGTCAACCCTATCGGGTATTTGTTACCGACCAACGGCTTTGGATTCCTGAAAAACGCCTCTATACTTATCCTGATATTATGGTTGTTCAGGGTGAAATTCAACTCCAAGAAGGCAGAAAAGACACGATTACAAATCCGTTAATCATTGCAGAAGTATTATCAGCATCAACCCGAAACTACGACAAAGACGAAAAATTTGCCGCCTATCGTACTCTTCCTACTTTTCAAGAATATCTCCTCATTGATCAATATACGATTCATATTGAACATTATTATAAAACGGATGAAAAACACTGGATATTTGTGGAGTATAATAATAGCAATGAAACCCTAGTGCTTAACTCCATTTCGTTTGAAATAGTTATAGCTGATCTTTATGATAAAGTTGAGTTTTAAACCCAAGAATTAATTGAATTGAATTTATCTAAAATAGTACCTTTTGAACCGTATAAGCAGGAGCTTCTATAATCATGACATGATGGGGAATATCTGTTACTTCAAGCTCAAAAAGATCATCAGAGGTTTTAACTAAAATCGATTTCAAAGCTCCTTTAGCTTGAGATGCTTTATGCAATAAACTCAGTGCTTTGTGTAAGCTTTCTCCCTGACGCTGTACTCGAATGGGGACAGGTTTACCTCGATAATTCTGTTTTAAAATAGCATCTATTCCTTGATTTCTTTGGACAGGAATAATATCTAAACTCGAAATAATATTGAGGGCTTCTTCATCGACATTTAGGTAGGCTTTTCGGCCTTTTTGCAGTAACACAGACTCAGATTTAATCGGGGTTTTCAATCTATCTTTAGAAAGTTGAACCGCATCCGGGGAAATATCAATTCCTATTCCTGAACGATTTAATAATTTAGCGGCTATAATTGTTGTCCCACTTCCACAAAAGGGATCTAATACAATATCCCCAGGGTTAGAAGCTAATTCAATAATTCGTTCTAGGAGTAAAATCGGTTTTTGGCTAGGATAACCGACACGCTCTTTTGCTTTAGGGTTTAAATAGGGAATTTCCCAAACATCACTTAAGGGGACTCCTTTTTTCGGGTCAGCCGGAATAATTTCCCCATCATTATCTTTAGCATAAACCGCTTTACCATGCTCATCTCTGGTGCGTTTTTGTAAGATTTGATCGACATTTGTAGATTCTGAATAATGGCAATAAATAGGATTAAAGGTAAATTGATTTGTTTTAGAATAAAAAAATATCGTTTGATGAGCAGGTAACAATCCTTTTTTAGAATTAGACCAGCGCTTATAACTCCAAATAATTTCTGATCTAAAATTATCTTGACCAAAAATATGATTTAAAATCGCTCTAATGATATAATTAGCATGAGTATCACAATGTACAAAAATCGAGCCATCTTCCCTTAAAACATGATATAGAACAGCTAATCTATCATGAATAAATTTTGCATAGTCTTGCTCACTTTCCCATAAATCATTATAACTAAATTCCAATTGTCTATCTCTCGTTTTTAAAGACTGCTGTTTTTGGGTAAAAAAAGGAGGGTCTAAATAAATCAGATTAACGAAATTTGAAGGCATTTTTTGGATAATATCTAGGCAGTCTCCTTGAAGAATATCGTAAGTATTATTCATGATTTTTAGTATATTAATAAATTATAATTCATCCGAATTCGTATTTTGATCAGCAATTTTTTGTAAGATAGCCCTTAAATCTATACCCGTTCTTTCATTAACATAATTCCAGGCACTCTCTCCATAGTGATATTCACCGCCAATTCCCTTATAAAGTGTTTCTAAAGTTTGCTGAACTCTTATAGCCTGTTGTCTATTGGGGTAATAAAACATAATACGAATAGGTCTGTAACCTGCGGTTGATATAGTTTTGATTCTAGTATGTTCTTTTGTAATATGATCTCCATCTGTTGTTGCATCTATCCATTTAATTTCAATTGCATTGTTTCCTTCTAAACAATCAATTTCAAATGTTTTTGGTCTTGAACCCATAGTATTAGTAATCTTGACTGCTTTTGAATTAGGATATTTTTCCAGAAAAGATAATTGAGTGGCTTTCTCTAAAAATGATCCTTGCCATAAATTAGATAAAATTTGTATAGAAAAATATAAGTTATATGTAATTAAATTTATAGTATTATTTAATTATAGCTTTAAATTATTGATTATGTCAATATCTTTAATCCTAGAGTTTCTTTTTGTTCTACTTTTAAATGATTGATTTCTGATTTTTCCAAAATAAACTGACCATATAAAATTGAAATCTCAAAAATATCTGTTGTAATCAAAGCGGGTTTGCGGTGATGGTCTTCACCCAATGAAATCCCAAATAAATCGGCTTGTAATTCATTCGCTAACTCTGAATCATACACATCCCATCTAATTTCTTGACAGTCTTTGAAGATAATTTTATAAGGAATAGGTTCTTCGGGGTTATATAAACATTGAAATGTAATTTCATTTCCCCATAATGAAATATTAATGCTTTTAATTAATGAAGTGAACCCTCCTAAACCGAGTAAATGGTAATCATCATTCCAGTTCTTCATTTAATCTTTCTCCTGTTTGATGGGTATTTTCTAGAAGATTACCTAAATTATCGCGGGTTTGTAACAGACAACCATTTTGGTCAAGACGTAAACCCTTATTAATTCTTTGTCCTTCTACATTATATTTTGGTGCAGGTGTTCGGATGACTTCTCCGTTAGGACGAATCATAACGACTGAAGCATCTGCAAATTTATATTCAATATAACCTCCTTTTGTATTTTTGATAGTTGCTCCTAAAGAACGCAAAAACTCATCCGCTTCTTGACGACTCATCCCTGTTAAGTCCCCAAACTCAGATGCAGTTCCATTCCCCCCAACTCCTTGACCGGGCACTAACTTCTAATCTCTCCTATTTAAAATTGCAAAATCCTGAACACAGGGTGACTGTTTAACAGCCATCTCGAGTTCAGGATTAAGTTGAATCTTCCGTGTTTTAACTGATTATTCGGCGGCGGTTGCTAACTCTTCCGTTGACCCTTGGGTACGACGGCGAGTTAACGTATTGAATAACATTTGACCAATGGCTTTAATTAAATTACCTTCTAATTCATTAAACATTTTCATGTTCATTCCGAAGGCATCATTGGCTTCATCAACAATGCGAGTCGCCATGTCTTGGTCAATATCAACGCTATCCATTTGTTGACGATAATTCACTTTAAAAGCTTTTTCATCAGGAATATCGTTGAACTCGTAAAATTGGGTTCCTTTCCCTTCTGGGAGGTTCATGGCATTTTGAGCAATTCCTTTGAGAATTTGACCCCCAGATAAATCACCCATATAGCGAGTATAGAGATGAGCAATTAATAATTCAGGTTGAGAATTAGAAACTTCCCGAATTCGAGCCACATAAGCTTTTCCTGCTTCAGAAGGTTGTACTTCTTCCTTCCAATTTTCTCCATAATAAAAGTATAAATCCTGCTCTAAACTTTGTTTGCGGTTGAGTTCAGGAAAATACAATTTGGATAAAACAGGATGGTTGCGGTGGCGTTCCATCTCCTCTTCCATTGCAGAGTAGACGAAATAGAGATTTCCCGCTAATTTCCGGTAAGACGTCTTTTCTACCGTACCCTTTAAAAAGCACTTGATAAAACCGACGTTTTCCGCCATTGTGTGAGACTTTTTCGTGCCTTCTCGCAGTTGGGTTGCTAAGTTAACGCTCATACTAAAAAATTTAATCCCAAAGCTAAATTCAACAGTAGGGGTCTTGCTAATGACAGCACCGTGAAAAAACCGCCTAATTTTTAAGATTAAACTGATTTGATGAGAAATGGTGTTAAGAATTGTCACATTTGCGGGTCAGGATTCGTTCTATTCCGAAGGTGACAGGCCTTAAGACTTTAACCAAGCTGGGTGAGAGAGTAACGCTTCAATGACTCGCACTCCTCGCAATTGATTAGATAGAGGAAGATGACCTTTTGGTGCTGTTAAATCCCAAGTAAATCCTTGGGGATAGCGCGTCCAATTTCGACCTGTGCGCCACCCAATTTTCGGCCAGAGTTTATCCCAATTTTTATTAACACCAAGCCAGAGTTCTCTTTGGATAGAATAGCCGAATTTGCCTTCAGAATGAATCCGCCAAAGAGCATCAAGGGTGTGTAAATCCGTCGTTGGAAAGCGTTCAATCTCAGAAAAATAAAGCCATTTTCTTTGTAAAGCCGAAGCTCCAGCTAATTCACAAAGGTTTTGTAAACTTAATTTATCAGCCTCTAAAAAGTTTTGTTCGGCGAGTAATTTTTGCAAGGGAATATAATCTATTCCGGCTTCGGATTTTAACGGGACAATTCCCGTAGGAAAATGGGTTTGCAAAAAGGTACTGACTTTTTCTGAATTGGGATGAGCCGTATATAAAATTTGATAAACTTTACCCTCAACTACACTAGGGGGATGAGACTGCTGTTTTAATAAAAATTCCATTAAAACATCCCAAACTGTCTCCCCACCTTGGGTTAATGTTTGTAGCAGTTGGAATTGGGCTTTTTCCGACCCTGCAAAAAGCTGAGAGCGTAATTCATCCGCACTCATGAGGTCAAGTTGTGGGGAAGTGGTCAAGTCAGTCATAAGGGGCGTAGCGTTTCAGGTTTTGATTGAGGACAAAATTCTCAACTTCAATTATTGTACAAGGAGCCGGGAATAGTTAACCGTTGAGAATTCGTTGAATCAGGGCAGTGGTGGAGGAGGGAACTTCAATATTAATGAAAGCCACTTCACCGCCATAGCATTGTACAATAGGGGCTTCGGGGAGGGTTTCTAAGGTGTAGTCTCCTCCTTTAACGTAAATATCGGGTTTCAGGGTCGCGATTAAATCATCGGCTGTGGTTTGGGAAAAAATCACCACACCATCAACAGGTTTCAAACTAGCAAGCACTTCCGCCCGTTGTGCTTCAGGGACAATCGGACGGGGAGGCTGTCCGGGTTTTTGGGGTTTAATCCTTTGGACGGACAAATCGCTATTTAATCCGACAACGAGCGATCGCCCTAAAGCTTTAGCGGCTTGTAAATAGCGAACATGACCTGCATGAATTAAATCAAAACAGCCATTCGTAAAAACAAGCGGACGCCACTGCTCAGGATGAAGGGTGATGTCTTGTTGTAATTGGGTTAAGGTGTAGAGATAAGGAGTCATTCAAGTCTAAGTAGGGAGGATGAGAATTTATTGAAATCAGTTCGCCAGAGGAATATCATTCACGTTTTTTTTGTTTTGTCAAGAGGTTTTTAGCTGTCCCAATCCCCTCTATCCAACAAATTACTGAATCTCAGTTCGCTGTTATTGCTCCGAACCGATTAAGATTGTAACGTTTGTTGATCTTAACCTTGCAAAGGAATTAAAAAATGAAATACTGAATGGGTAAGGACAGATAAAGCCAAACCCTTAATTTTTGAAACCTGTTGCAACCGACCCATAAGTTTGATAGAGAAAGATAGGAACTTTCCGGTCTGAACATCTCCTAACTAACTCTCAAAAGTTTGGGTTAGGCGAGACATCAGGAAACTCAGATCTCGATCTGGGTCAACCATTACTTAGCTTACGAATAATCTAATGAAAGCCACTTCTAGCCGTCAATTTTCCTCTACAACCTCTGTAATCCTAAAACTGGTTGGGGTAATTTTACTTCTCTCTTCCCTTGTGGATTATCTGGTACTTTTGATTCCGCCAAATTTTCTCAATCGAGGGTGGCAAATTAGTGTCACCAGCGACTTAGTAGATCGAGGTATTGTGCCTATGGTGGGAATGGCCTTGATCTTTGTTGCCTTTTGGATGGATAGTGCCATAGAAGGAACTGTCAAACCGAGTAAACCTTTTACCAGTTTAAGATTTTGGGTGGCATTACTAGCAAGTTTATTGGGGCTGTTATATCTGTTACTGTTTCCGTTGCATCTCAATAATACTCGTTTGGCTAGAGCCGAAGCTCTTACACAAATTAATCAACAAGCTACTCAAGCTCAAACTCAACTGGAACAGCAAATTAGTAGCGAACAATTTCAACAACAAATTCAACAGCGAAAAACTCAGCTTAAAGATCAATTTGCTGGCTTGACACAAAATCCTGATGCGCTCAATCAAGCCCTTTCTAATCCCAATCTACCGAAGCCCGTTAAAGACATTTTAGAACAGTCTAAATCGAATCCGAAAGCTATTGAAGAGTTTCTCAATCAACAAGCAGATAATTTACCGACACAGTTGTTAACTCAAATTCGCGATCGCAAACAAGAACTTGAACAACAAGCCAAAACCCAGTCGTTGAAATCAAGTTTACGAACCGGAATTAGTAGCTTATTATTAGCCATTGGCTATATTACAATTGGTTGGACAGGATTAAAAGGTCTGGGTATTCTCCGGGGTGGAAATCGTCGTAAAACCCCAGCAGCTTAACAGTTATCAGTGTAGAGACGTGCCAAAAGCCTTACGGCATGGCTCCGCCAAGGCGCGTCTGTACCAGTTATCAGTGAAAACAAAAAAATCTTGATTTTATTCATTCAAACCAACAATCAACTCGATATAACTGATCACTGGTACAGACGCGCCATGGCACGTCTCTACACTGATAACTGATAACTGATCACTGGTAACTGATAACTGATAACTGATTTTTCATGTTTTCTATTTATATTCTCACTGCCAACGAAGAAATTGATATCGCGGATTGTATTGAATCGGCGGCCTTATCGGATGACATTATTGTGGTCGATTCTTTCAGTCAAGATCGTACCGTTGAAATTGCTCAACAGTATCCCGTTCGCGTGGTACAACATTCCTTTGAAAGTCACGGAAAACAACGGACTTGGATGTTACAAGAAATTCCCACTAAACATGAGTGGGTTTACATTTTAGAAGCCGATGAACGGATGACCCCAGAGTTGTTTCAAGAATGTTTACAAGCCATCCAAAGCGATGATTTTATTGGGTATTATGTCGCCGAACGGGTGATATTTTTAGGCAGTTGGATTCGACGCAGTACCCAATATCCTCGGTATCAAATGCGTCTTTTTCGTAAGGATAAAGTTTGGTTTACCGATTATGGTCACACCGAACGAGAAGTTTGTAACGGCCCTACGGGATTTATTCAAGAAACCTATCCCCATTATACCTGTAGTAAAGGGTTATCCCGTTGGATTGAAAAACACAATCGTTATTCAACGGATGAAGCCGTAGAAACGCTACGTCAGTTACAGGCGGGAACAGTAAATTGGAAGGATTTATTCTTAGGTTCATCGGAAGTTGAACGGCGACGGGCGTTAAAAGATTTATCCTTACGTTTACCTTTTAGACCCCTAATTCGGTTTCTGTATATGTACTTTATTTTAGGGGGAATTTTAGATGGTCGTTCAGGATTTACTTGGTGTGTTTTACAAGCGTTTT
This Planktothrix sp. FACHB-1365 DNA region includes the following protein-coding sequences:
- a CDS encoding glycosyltransferase family 2 protein; amino-acid sequence: MFSIYILTANEEIDIADCIESAALSDDIIVVDSFSQDRTVEIAQQYPVRVVQHSFESHGKQRTWMLQEIPTKHEWVYILEADERMTPELFQECLQAIQSDDFIGYYVAERVIFLGSWIRRSTQYPRYQMRLFRKDKVWFTDYGHTEREVCNGPTGFIQETYPHYTCSKGLSRWIEKHNRYSTDEAVETLRQLQAGTVNWKDLFLGSSEVERRRALKDLSLRLPFRPLIRFLYMYFILGGILDGRSGFTWCVLQAFYEYLILLKVWEVQNSPQLYAEQLQTTTLPHLEKVESQTVISNLGTKP